Proteins encoded in a region of the Haloglomus salinum genome:
- a CDS encoding exonuclease RecJ → MAAADPSDGHAPGESVAAACREAGLVRLVATSDGDALAATGVLARALSAVGIPFQASVRPFPAETLGDGTDTDATVTVGATGGDVALDGHPASPAAYAAARKLAPDAADPTLALAGVLAADAVPGDDPTTLAEDARAAGCDRRPGVGVPTADLVDGLAHTTLAHTPDSGDVEAYRAALAERDLPTEWTVEPSDDATAAGDDREDAGRRLASLLAFDAVRSGEAPPRAADAVERALRPHAGAHCPFATVEGYADVLDATARRAPGTGVALALGHDARDAALDAWRGHANDAHSAVRAADTSRYDGCVAVVTRTGPVETVARLVRDFRSLEPAVLVIGDGEAAAAGDGVDVGEPLRATAAAGGPSGGQASPDGSDGGTSHARGETAYARLDTSDPTGLLDAFREGLA, encoded by the coding sequence ATGGCCGCTGCCGACCCGTCCGACGGGCACGCCCCCGGTGAGAGCGTCGCCGCCGCCTGCCGCGAAGCCGGCCTCGTCCGGCTCGTGGCGACGAGCGACGGCGACGCGCTCGCCGCGACGGGTGTCCTCGCACGGGCGCTCTCGGCGGTTGGCATCCCGTTCCAGGCCTCCGTCCGGCCGTTCCCTGCCGAGACACTCGGCGACGGCACGGACACGGACGCGACGGTGACCGTCGGTGCGACCGGCGGCGATGTCGCGCTCGACGGCCACCCCGCGAGTCCAGCGGCGTACGCGGCTGCCCGGAAACTCGCGCCCGACGCCGCCGACCCGACGCTCGCGCTCGCGGGCGTGCTGGCGGCCGACGCCGTGCCGGGCGACGACCCGACGACGCTGGCTGAAGATGCACGGGCCGCCGGCTGCGACCGCCGGCCCGGCGTCGGCGTTCCGACCGCGGACCTCGTCGACGGGCTGGCGCACACGACGCTGGCGCACACGCCCGACTCGGGCGACGTGGAGGCGTACCGCGCGGCACTGGCCGAGCGGGACCTCCCGACCGAGTGGACGGTCGAGCCGTCAGACGACGCCACCGCAGCGGGCGACGACCGCGAGGACGCCGGCCGCCGGCTGGCGTCGCTGCTGGCGTTCGACGCCGTCCGGTCCGGCGAGGCGCCGCCGCGGGCGGCCGACGCGGTCGAGCGCGCGCTCCGGCCCCACGCTGGCGCGCACTGCCCGTTCGCGACGGTCGAGGGGTACGCCGACGTACTCGACGCGACGGCACGCCGCGCGCCCGGCACGGGCGTCGCGCTGGCGCTCGGGCACGACGCCCGCGACGCCGCGCTCGACGCGTGGCGCGGCCACGCGAACGACGCCCACAGCGCGGTCCGGGCGGCCGACACCAGTCGGTACGACGGCTGTGTCGCGGTGGTCACGCGGACCGGCCCCGTCGAGACGGTCGCACGACTGGTTCGCGACTTCCGCTCGCTCGAGCCCGCGGTCCTCGTCATCGGTGACGGGGAGGCCGCGGCTGCGGGCGACGGCGTCGACGTGGGCGAGCCGCTGCGGGCGACCGCGGCGGCTGGCGGCCCGTCCGGCGGGCAGGCCTCGCCGGACGGGTCCGACGGTGGCACGAGCCACGCACGCGGCGAGACGGCGTACGCCCGACTGGACACGAGCGACCCGACGGGACTCCTCGACGCGTTCCGGGAGGGACTGGCATGA
- a CDS encoding SCP2 sterol-binding domain-containing protein — protein sequence MTAEFDFPSEEWMKEYKERVNASESYAETGAGWGVDFNGDFLYVIEADGRLPETRYFFIGLEDGEATEAMEVDDPDEVDAGFVLRGAYTDWIDLNNGDIGAVDGMMSGVFELEGDMQKVMQYTEAAVDLTDISSTIPTNYKH from the coding sequence ATGACAGCGGAGTTCGACTTCCCCAGCGAGGAGTGGATGAAGGAGTACAAGGAGCGCGTCAACGCCAGCGAGAGCTACGCCGAGACGGGCGCGGGGTGGGGTGTCGACTTCAACGGTGATTTCCTCTACGTCATCGAGGCCGACGGCCGTCTGCCCGAGACGCGGTACTTCTTCATCGGACTGGAGGACGGCGAGGCCACCGAGGCGATGGAGGTCGACGACCCGGACGAGGTCGACGCCGGCTTCGTGCTCCGGGGGGCGTACACGGACTGGATCGACCTCAACAACGGCGATATCGGCGCTGTCGACGGGATGATGTCCGGGGTCTTCGAGCTGGAAGGGGACATGCAGAAGGTGATGCAGTACACCGAGGCCGCGGTCGACCTCACCGACATCTCGAGCACGATTCCGACGAACTACAAGCACTGA
- the glmM gene encoding phosphoglucosamine mutase, with protein sequence MEVFGSSGVRGVVGDLMTPAFVGRVARAAGAVWREDDPGTDRPVAALARDTRRTGETFADAAAAGLTSVGIDVHRLGVVPTPGLQAYDEYKGVPGLMVTASHNPPEYNGVKLIGADGIELDRAELERVEAHVRAMRSDGAVGPAHASWDETGRSYRIENARRQYVESVLDAVDREAIASADLTVALDPGHGAGALTSPDLFRELGCEVVTVNATPDGHFPGRDPEPVPDNLADLGRLVRARGADIGIAHDGDADRAIFYDAAGDPVEGDATLAALAAADLEPGDATVSAVNVSQRLVEAARRADADLELTPIGSTHIITRIEELQAEGTHVPVAGEGNGGVLFPPYRLARDGAYTAARFCELLAGHGDIAGVADGRRTVREVVAPFDGYENVRLNVGHSGGAEREAMLEAIETHAAAADAEVTTIDGYRLDFGDAWVLARESGTEPLIRVYAEAPSRERAEALAHAMRDDILTAAD encoded by the coding sequence ATGGAGGTGTTCGGTTCCAGCGGGGTCCGCGGTGTGGTCGGTGACCTGATGACGCCCGCGTTCGTCGGCCGGGTCGCGCGCGCCGCCGGTGCAGTCTGGCGCGAGGACGACCCGGGGACTGACCGGCCGGTGGCCGCCCTCGCCCGCGACACCCGCCGGACTGGCGAGACGTTCGCGGATGCCGCGGCCGCCGGCCTGACCAGCGTCGGCATCGATGTCCACCGACTCGGCGTCGTTCCCACGCCGGGGTTGCAGGCGTACGACGAGTACAAGGGGGTGCCGGGCCTGATGGTGACGGCCAGCCACAATCCGCCCGAGTACAACGGGGTGAAGCTCATCGGTGCCGACGGCATCGAACTGGACCGCGCGGAACTCGAGCGCGTCGAGGCCCACGTCCGCGCGATGCGTTCCGACGGCGCTGTCGGCCCGGCCCACGCCTCGTGGGACGAGACCGGCCGGAGCTACCGCATCGAGAACGCCAGGCGGCAGTACGTCGAGAGCGTCCTCGATGCGGTCGACCGCGAGGCCATCGCCAGCGCCGACCTGACGGTCGCGCTCGACCCCGGTCACGGGGCCGGCGCACTCACCTCGCCCGACCTGTTCCGCGAACTCGGCTGTGAGGTCGTCACGGTCAACGCCACACCGGACGGCCACTTCCCGGGACGGGACCCCGAACCCGTCCCCGACAACCTCGCGGACCTCGGCCGTCTCGTCCGGGCCCGCGGCGCCGATATCGGCATCGCCCACGACGGCGACGCCGACCGTGCCATCTTCTACGACGCCGCCGGCGACCCCGTCGAGGGTGACGCCACCCTCGCGGCGCTGGCCGCCGCGGACCTGGAACCGGGGGACGCCACCGTCTCCGCCGTGAACGTCTCTCAGCGGCTCGTCGAGGCCGCCCGCCGGGCCGACGCGGACCTCGAACTCACGCCCATCGGGAGCACGCACATCATCACGCGCATCGAGGAACTGCAGGCCGAGGGGACCCACGTCCCGGTCGCCGGCGAGGGGAACGGGGGCGTCCTCTTCCCGCCCTACCGCCTCGCCCGCGACGGCGCCTACACGGCCGCCCGCTTCTGCGAGTTGCTGGCCGGCCACGGCGACATCGCGGGCGTCGCCGACGGCCGCCGGACGGTCCGGGAGGTGGTCGCCCCGTTCGACGGCTACGAGAACGTCCGCCTGAACGTCGGCCACTCCGGCGGCGCGGAGCGCGAGGCGATGCTCGAGGCCATCGAGACCCACGCCGCCGCGGCGGACGCCGAGGTCACGACCATCGACGGCTACCGCCTCGACTTCGGCGACGCCTGGGTGCTGGCCCGGGAATCGGGGACGGAACCGCTCATCCGGGTGTACGCCGAGGCCCCGAGCCGCGAGCGAGCGGAGGCGCTCGCCCACGCGATGCGGGACGATATCCTCACGGCAGCAGACTAG
- a CDS encoding HVO_0234 family beta-propeller protein, whose amino-acid sequence MSDDDISIDEKRVYGAKTGTTAVFVATGAGLARVEISDDLVGEFGLAHRGGVHDVAGADGNLALAGEDDVRLGTGDTFRPTGFGDATAVGWHDDALHAAGDDRVLRFDPDGDPTVGDMDDPAPGSWTTTAEVGEVRAIVDDMVAGAEGLFRLDGDRLGLADVRDVAPAGPLAATGDGLYYLGNGWMDALAGDFRAVAAAPDGRAHAATPDGLYARSPASEGYDEAAWVETDLPVAGHVVDVAYGPEATYAVTAEGTVLANAGDGWRDRSLGLPGARRLAVPGVSLE is encoded by the coding sequence ATGAGCGACGACGACATCTCCATCGACGAGAAGCGCGTCTACGGCGCGAAGACGGGCACGACGGCCGTGTTCGTCGCCACGGGCGCGGGGCTCGCGCGCGTCGAAATCTCGGACGACCTCGTCGGCGAGTTCGGCCTGGCCCACCGCGGCGGCGTCCACGACGTGGCCGGCGCGGACGGCAACCTCGCGCTCGCGGGCGAGGACGACGTGCGCCTCGGCACCGGCGACACCTTCCGCCCCACCGGGTTCGGCGACGCGACGGCCGTCGGCTGGCACGACGATGCGCTCCACGCCGCGGGCGACGACCGTGTCCTCCGGTTCGACCCCGACGGCGACCCGACCGTCGGCGACATGGATGACCCCGCGCCGGGTTCCTGGACGACCACTGCCGAAGTGGGCGAGGTGCGTGCCATCGTCGACGACATGGTCGCGGGCGCCGAGGGTCTGTTCCGCCTCGACGGCGACCGCCTCGGCCTCGCGGATGTCCGTGACGTGGCGCCCGCGGGCCCGCTTGCCGCGACCGGCGACGGGCTCTACTACCTCGGCAACGGCTGGATGGACGCGCTTGCCGGCGATTTCCGGGCCGTGGCCGCAGCGCCCGACGGCCGCGCCCACGCCGCGACCCCGGACGGGCTGTACGCCCGCTCGCCCGCCAGCGAGGGGTACGACGAGGCCGCCTGGGTCGAGACCGACCTCCCGGTGGCCGGCCACGTCGTCGACGTGGCGTACGGCCCCGAGGCGACCTACGCCGTCACTGCCGAGGGGACCGTCCTGGCGAACGCGGGCGACGGCTGGCGTGACCGCTCGCTCGGCCTCCCCGGCGCGCGGCGGCTGGCCGTCCCCGGCGTCTCGCTGGAGTAA
- the prs gene encoding ribose-phosphate diphosphokinase — MIVPGSGSQSLAASLAAALDEPLAPVEFERFADGELLARVPGFEGSRAVVVASTDSSDAHVELLQLQDAVADRADEVVTVIPYMGYGRQDRRFRDGEPVSARAMARAISTGTDRVLVVNPHEPDVGEFFDAPFTAVDAAPQLATPLPDDLREPLFLAPDAGATDLAATVRDAYGAGETDHFEKHRDRETGAVEMQPSAVDAGGRDVVLVDDIIATGGTMSEAIAQLHGHAVGRVFVTCIHPMLAASARTRLERADIEAVYGTDTLERASSCVSVAPAVAEHL, encoded by the coding sequence ATGATAGTCCCAGGGTCCGGGTCGCAGTCGCTCGCGGCGTCGCTGGCCGCCGCCCTCGACGAGCCCCTGGCACCCGTCGAGTTCGAGCGGTTCGCGGACGGCGAGTTGCTGGCGCGGGTCCCCGGGTTCGAGGGGTCCCGAGCCGTGGTGGTGGCGAGCACGGACTCCAGCGACGCCCACGTCGAGTTGCTCCAGTTGCAGGACGCCGTCGCCGACCGGGCCGACGAGGTCGTGACGGTCATCCCGTACATGGGGTACGGCCGACAGGACCGGCGGTTCCGCGATGGCGAGCCGGTCTCGGCACGGGCGATGGCGCGCGCCATCTCCACGGGAACGGACCGCGTCCTCGTGGTCAACCCGCACGAGCCGGACGTCGGCGAGTTCTTCGACGCCCCGTTCACGGCCGTCGACGCGGCCCCGCAGCTCGCGACACCACTTCCCGACGACCTCCGGGAGCCGCTCTTCCTCGCCCCCGACGCGGGCGCGACCGACCTCGCGGCGACAGTCCGGGACGCGTACGGCGCCGGCGAGACCGACCACTTCGAGAAGCATCGCGACCGCGAGACCGGCGCGGTGGAGATGCAGCCCTCGGCGGTCGACGCCGGCGGCCGGGACGTGGTCCTCGTCGACGATATCATCGCCACGGGCGGGACGATGAGCGAGGCCATCGCGCAACTGCACGGGCACGCCGTCGGGCGCGTCTTCGTCACCTGCATCCACCCGATGCTTGCGGCGAGCGCGCGGACGCGGCTCGAGCGCGCGGACATCGAGGCCGTCTACGGCACGGACACGCTGGAGCGCGCGTCCTCGTGTGTGAGTGTCGCACCGGCCGTGGCCGAACACCTCTGA
- a CDS encoding 30S ribosomal protein S3ae — translation MSERSVSRRKQEKRWYTVLAPEQFDRQELGRTPADEPEQLYDRTIETTLGELENDASENNTKLTFQINDVGSDSAYTEFIRHELTRDYLRSLVRRGSSKIATYETVLSTDDYRVQIQPVAFTTKKADHSQEKAIRRTMIDLTREAAEDRTFEELVDAVVNGQLSSAIYAEAKTIYPLRRVEVQKMTLEARPEEVAEEEETAVAVEDDDVEV, via the coding sequence ATGAGCGAACGAAGCGTTTCCCGACGGAAACAGGAGAAGCGGTGGTACACCGTGCTCGCGCCGGAGCAGTTCGACCGGCAGGAGCTCGGCCGCACCCCCGCCGACGAACCCGAACAGCTCTACGACCGCACCATCGAGACGACCCTCGGTGAACTGGAGAACGACGCCAGCGAGAACAATACGAAGCTGACGTTCCAGATCAACGACGTCGGCTCGGACTCGGCGTACACGGAGTTCATCCGGCACGAGCTCACGCGAGACTACCTGCGCTCGCTGGTCCGCCGTGGCTCATCGAAGATCGCCACCTACGAGACCGTGCTGTCGACGGACGACTACCGCGTCCAGATCCAGCCGGTGGCGTTCACGACCAAGAAGGCCGACCACTCCCAGGAGAAGGCGATCCGCCGGACGATGATCGACCTGACCCGCGAGGCCGCGGAGGACCGGACCTTCGAGGAACTCGTGGATGCGGTCGTCAACGGCCAGCTCTCCTCGGCCATCTACGCCGAGGCCAAGACCATCTACCCGCTCCGCCGGGTCGAGGTCCAGAAGATGACCCTCGAGGCACGCCCCGAGGAGGTCGCCGAGGAGGAGGAGACCGCCGTCGCCGTCGAGGACGACGACGTCGAGGTCTGA
- the pdxS gene encoding pyridoxal 5'-phosphate synthase lyase subunit PdxS has product MSEATDLEELERGTELVKRGFAKMQKGGVIMDVVNREQARIAEDVGAVAVMNLEAVPADIRKRGGVARMADPASLTEIIDEVSIPVMGKARIGHTKEAEILEAAGADMVDESEVLTPADNEYHIEKEEFTAPFVCGARNLQEALRRIDEGAAMIRTKGEAGTGDVNQAVTHQRAIKSAIRELEGTTKEEREKWAREHEAPADLVHQTAEMGRLPVVNFAAGGIATPADAALMMHHGCDGIFVGSGIFGAENPEAMGRAVVEAVNNWDDPERLAEISANIGKGMKGDSNVDMPEEEKLQGRGV; this is encoded by the coding sequence ATGAGCGAGGCCACCGATCTCGAGGAACTCGAACGCGGCACGGAGCTCGTCAAGCGCGGGTTCGCGAAGATGCAGAAAGGCGGTGTCATCATGGACGTCGTCAACCGTGAGCAGGCCCGCATCGCCGAGGACGTGGGCGCAGTCGCCGTGATGAACCTCGAGGCGGTGCCCGCCGACATCCGCAAGCGCGGCGGCGTCGCGCGGATGGCCGACCCCGCCAGCCTGACGGAGATCATCGATGAGGTCTCCATCCCCGTGATGGGCAAGGCCCGCATCGGCCACACGAAGGAGGCCGAGATTCTCGAGGCCGCCGGCGCGGACATGGTCGACGAGTCCGAGGTCCTCACCCCAGCGGACAACGAGTACCACATCGAGAAGGAGGAGTTCACGGCCCCGTTCGTCTGTGGCGCCCGGAACCTGCAGGAGGCGCTGCGCCGCATCGACGAGGGCGCCGCGATGATCCGCACGAAGGGCGAGGCCGGCACCGGGGACGTGAACCAGGCCGTCACCCACCAGCGCGCCATCAAGTCCGCCATCCGCGAACTGGAGGGCACGACGAAGGAGGAGCGCGAGAAGTGGGCCCGCGAGCACGAGGCACCCGCCGACCTCGTCCACCAGACCGCCGAGATGGGCCGGCTCCCGGTCGTCAACTTCGCGGCCGGCGGCATCGCCACGCCCGCCGACGCCGCGCTGATGATGCACCACGGCTGCGACGGCATCTTCGTCGGCTCCGGCATCTTCGGGGCAGAGAACCCCGAGGCGATGGGCCGCGCGGTCGTCGAGGCCGTCAACAACTGGGACGACCCCGAGCGCCTCGCGGAGATCTCCGCCAACATCGGGAAGGGGATGAAGGGCGATTCCAACGTCGACATGCCCGAGGAGGAGAAGCTGCAGGGTCGCGGCGTGTGA
- a CDS encoding plastocyanin/azurin family copper-binding protein → MKRRTFLATAGAAASVGLAGCGSSAALSDDSYDVGMVHNAFQPVEYEVSAGDTVVWGNVGSRGHSVTAYESLIPADATYFASGGADSQQEAVDGWPGAGNIQPGETYSHTFEVPGEYQYYCIPHEAAGMKGTIVVTE, encoded by the coding sequence ATGAAGCGACGGACGTTCCTCGCGACGGCTGGTGCCGCCGCCTCGGTCGGCCTCGCGGGCTGTGGGTCGAGCGCGGCGCTCTCCGACGACTCCTACGACGTGGGGATGGTCCACAACGCCTTCCAGCCCGTCGAGTACGAGGTATCGGCCGGCGACACCGTCGTCTGGGGGAACGTCGGGAGCCGGGGTCACAGCGTCACGGCCTACGAGAGCCTCATCCCCGCGGACGCGACGTACTTCGCCTCCGGGGGCGCCGACTCCCAGCAGGAGGCGGTGGACGGGTGGCCGGGCGCCGGGAACATCCAGCCGGGAGAGACCTACTCGCACACCTTCGAGGTCCCCGGTGAGTACCAGTACTACTGCATCCCCCACGAGGCCGCCGGGATGAAGGGGACCATCGTCGTCACGGAGTAG
- a CDS encoding 30S ribosomal protein S15, which produces MARMHTRRRGSSGSDKPATDEPPEWSDVDEDAIEERVVELAEQGHDPSQIGMKLRDEGVQGTPIPDVKLATGKKVTEILEEHDASPEVPEDLYNLLERAVRLREHMDENPGDAQNKRALQNTESKIRRLANYYRGDELDTDFTYTYEFAKELTE; this is translated from the coding sequence ATGGCACGAATGCATACCCGCCGTCGCGGCTCGTCCGGTTCGGACAAGCCCGCGACCGACGAACCGCCGGAGTGGAGCGACGTGGACGAGGACGCCATCGAGGAGCGCGTCGTCGAACTCGCAGAGCAGGGGCACGACCCGTCCCAGATCGGGATGAAGCTGCGCGACGAGGGCGTCCAGGGCACGCCGATTCCCGACGTCAAACTCGCCACGGGCAAGAAGGTCACCGAAATCCTCGAGGAGCACGACGCCTCCCCCGAGGTCCCGGAGGACCTGTACAACCTGCTCGAGCGCGCCGTGCGCCTGCGCGAGCACATGGACGAGAACCCCGGCGACGCACAGAACAAGCGCGCGCTCCAGAACACGGAGTCGAAGATCCGCCGGCTCGCCAACTACTACCGCGGTGACGAGCTGGACACGGACTTCACGTACACGTACGAGTTCGCGAAGGAACTCACCGAGTAA
- a CDS encoding tripartite tricarboxylate transporter permease, giving the protein MPPAPRQFPLRAAVDLAGIRFLLDPALTATALAFVAGGVLLGTVSGLTPGLHANNMALLLASVAPAVPGPPRLVGAALLATGVVHTFLDVVPALALGVPDPAMAASALPGHRLVLEGRGREALRLSALGSGLAVLLAVPLAIPVTRAMVAAYPTLSTHLPLVLGGVAAVLVLTERDPFRMLVGAGSFLASSALGWLTLDIDPAAPLAVGGVLTPLFAGLFGAPVLVDALGGSGVPPQGDTTVATGPRTVARLGAVGALAGAVVGYVPGVSSAVAATVALLAVGGSGARGFVVTTSGVNTANSIFALFALVALGSPRTGVLVALEEAKTPLNLPLLLTAAGLAAVAGFCLVPVLGDRYLERLRDADYTRLSAAVLVGLAAVSFVFAGVLGVGIFLVAAGLGLVPARLGARRSHLMGVLMGPLIVGA; this is encoded by the coding sequence ATGCCGCCGGCGCCGCGCCAGTTCCCCCTCCGGGCGGCCGTCGACCTCGCCGGCATCCGGTTCCTGCTCGACCCGGCGCTGACGGCGACAGCGCTGGCGTTCGTGGCGGGTGGGGTCCTCCTCGGGACGGTCAGCGGGCTGACGCCGGGGCTGCACGCCAACAACATGGCGCTCCTGCTGGCTTCCGTGGCGCCCGCGGTCCCCGGCCCGCCGCGGCTCGTCGGCGCGGCGCTGCTGGCGACCGGCGTGGTCCACACGTTCCTCGACGTGGTGCCCGCGCTCGCACTCGGCGTGCCGGACCCGGCGATGGCCGCCTCCGCGCTCCCGGGCCATCGGCTCGTCCTCGAGGGGCGGGGCCGGGAGGCACTCCGGCTCTCCGCGCTCGGGAGCGGCCTCGCCGTCCTGCTCGCGGTGCCGCTGGCCATCCCCGTCACGCGGGCGATGGTCGCGGCCTACCCGACGCTCAGTACACACCTACCGCTCGTGCTCGGCGGCGTCGCGGCCGTCCTGGTCCTCACCGAGCGCGACCCGTTCCGGATGCTCGTGGGTGCCGGGTCGTTCCTCGCCAGCAGCGCACTCGGCTGGCTCACCCTCGACATCGACCCCGCCGCGCCGCTCGCCGTCGGCGGCGTCCTCACGCCGCTGTTCGCCGGCCTGTTCGGCGCCCCCGTCCTCGTCGACGCGCTCGGCGGGAGCGGCGTGCCCCCGCAGGGCGACACGACGGTCGCGACCGGGCCACGGACCGTCGCCCGACTCGGCGCCGTCGGCGCGCTCGCCGGCGCCGTCGTCGGCTACGTCCCCGGCGTCTCCAGCGCGGTCGCGGCGACGGTCGCCCTGCTCGCGGTCGGCGGCAGCGGTGCCCGCGGGTTCGTCGTCACGACGAGCGGCGTCAACACCGCCAACTCGATATTCGCCCTGTTCGCGCTCGTCGCGCTCGGCTCCCCGCGGACCGGCGTCCTGGTCGCGCTGGAGGAGGCGAAGACGCCGCTGAACCTGCCGTTGCTCCTGACCGCCGCCGGCCTCGCGGCCGTCGCCGGCTTCTGTCTGGTGCCGGTACTGGGTGACCGGTATCTCGAACGACTCCGTGACGCCGACTACACCCGGCTGTCGGCCGCCGTCCTCGTGGGACTCGCCGCCGTCTCCTTCGTCTTCGCGGGCGTGCTCGGCGTGGGCATCTTCCTCGTCGCGGCGGGGCTGGGACTGGTGCCCGCTCGCCTCGGCGCACGCCGGTCACACCTGATGGGCGTGCTGATGGGGCCGCTCATCGTGGGGGCGTGA
- a CDS encoding KEOPS complex subunit Pcc1, with amino-acid sequence MSGTDAAGDGTDGVRKRATLRTRHDDPTVVARAVRPDNTDAMGTAVTEDRVVTRIERPTTGGLRSTVDDYVVNLRVAEQVAATARGEAATVDPVREATASDGPNDSDITTDDTHDT; translated from the coding sequence ATGAGCGGGACCGACGCTGCCGGCGACGGCACGGACGGCGTCCGCAAGCGTGCCACTCTCCGGACGCGCCACGACGACCCCACGGTCGTCGCCCGAGCGGTCCGGCCGGACAACACGGACGCGATGGGGACCGCAGTGACCGAGGACCGTGTCGTCACGCGCATCGAGCGCCCGACGACCGGTGGCCTGCGCTCGACCGTCGACGACTACGTGGTCAACCTCCGGGTGGCCGAGCAGGTCGCGGCGACCGCTCGGGGCGAGGCGGCGACGGTGGACCCAGTACGCGAGGCGACAGCATCGGACGGTCCGAACGACAGCGACATCACCACAGACGACACACACGACACATGA